A genomic stretch from Falco cherrug isolate bFalChe1 chromosome 1, bFalChe1.pri, whole genome shotgun sequence includes:
- the PECAM1 gene encoding platelet endothelial cell adhesion molecule isoform X14, whose amino-acid sequence MYLALLVIFLQCSELYSQKRVFTFNTVDIKVQPSVKVKNGAPLSITCHADISKSTDFQLKHNFTFFKDGKLVFMTVSDKRDARYEIPVARSSDTGDYECTVEAGGKTKSSNSLHVWVTGMTKPILTAEKKEVLEGEVVKLRCELPEEVPPLYFFFRKMKMNSTPKEKSVFESQRNFSVVEFPVEEGDNILQFDCFARRNVKLEFESSEHSKKTLVTVREPFIKPTLNVKPSSNITEGDRIQIECSTVVARMRDIEIILQKNKTILNSVRDEKLLKYSAVATLEDSGEYQCKVEQGRASKTTKLNIVVSELFPKPILAASVIKLDENKELTLSCSINGFQKANFSILRKNSNADIWLKNSKNLTMRVNVNDTGSYICKAEVKGIVKESKPVTINVYAPVSKPTLSVVSGLPEVVLGKSLLLICRSVMGTPPITFTFYKGNKIKETVVNDTYATFLDENIGQNDKGGYRCDAKNNHSSGMKTSNILNITVIVPIKNASLGSVPYGEVEDGSETVFLCSVKEGSWPIRFRIFRKTDREVLLFEKNENAHRVVWRREAMNRQDTGTYYCMASNRANVDVKSHPITISVILAAWQKGVIAAFVLILIAGAVTLTLWWLLCKKKKAKGPSMEMSGSALATNLPNEKLTRQHNDGDYYSGSGYIEDSENHMKSPDESKETTRAS is encoded by the exons ATGTATCTTGCTCTTCTGGTGATTTTCTTGCAGT GTTCAGAACTTTACAGTCAGAAGAGAG TTTTTACTTTCAACACAGTTGACATTAAGGTTCAGCCATCTGTCAAAGTAAAGAATGGAGCTCCTCTGTCAATTACCTGCCATGCTGATATTAGCAAAAGCACCGATTTCCAACTGAAgcataattttacattttttaaagatggcAAACTTGTGTTCATGACTGTATCAGACAAAAGAGATGCACGCTATGAAATACCTGTGGCTAGATCTTCAGATACAGGAGACTATGAATGTACTGTGGAAGCAGGCGGAAAGACAAAATCTAGTAACTCCTTGCATGTTTGGGTAACAG GAATGACCAAGCCAATCCTGACTGctgagaagaaagaagttttaGAGGGTGAAGTCGTGAAATTACGTTGTGAGCTGCCAGAAGAAGTTCCtcctttatatttctttttccgGAAGATGAAGATGAATTCAACAcctaaagaaaaatctgtatttgaaTCACAGAGAAATTTTTCTGTAGTGGAATTTCCTGTTGAAGAAGGAGATAATATTTTACAATTTGATTGCTTTGCTaggagaaatgtaaaactcGAATTTGAAAGCtcagaacacagcaaaaaaacacTTGTTACAGTCAGGg AACCATTTATAAAGCCTACTCTGAATGTCAAGCCCTCAAGTAATATTACAGAAGGAGATAGAATACAGATTGAATGTTCAACTGTGGTAGCCCGGATGCGTGACATTGAAATCATactccagaaaaacaaaacaatactgAACAGTGTACGAGATGagaaacttctgaaatactCTGCAGTAGCTACTCTAGAGGACAGTGGTGAATACCAGTGTAAGGTGGAGCAAGGGAGAGCATCTAAAACCACCAAACTGAATATTGTTGTGTCAG AGTTATTCCCCAAGCCAATATTGGCTGCTTCTGTGATTAAGCTggatgaaaataaagaattaacTTTGAGTTGCAGCATTAATGGTTTTCAGAAAGCTAACTTCTCTATATTGCGGAAAAATTCAAATGCAGACATCTGGTTGAAAAATTCTAAGAACTTAACAATGAGAGTTAACGTGAATGATACTGGATCCTATATCTGTAAAGCTGAAGTAAAAGGAATAGTCAAAGAGAGCAAACCTGTAACGATAAATGTGTACG CTCCAGTCTCCAAGCCAACTCTTTCTGTTGTCAGTGGTTTACCGGAGGTGGTGTTAGGGAAGTCTCTACTGTTAATCTGTCGTTCAGTGATGGGAACACCACCGATAACATTCACATTctacaaaggaaataaaattaaggaaaCAGTAGTTAATGACACATATGCTACATTCTTGGATGAAAATATTGGACAAAATGACAAAGGAGGTTACAGATGTGATGCTAAAAATAATCATTCCAGTGGTATGAAAACTAGCAATATTCTAAACATCACAGTAATAG TACCAATCAAGAATGCCAGCTTGGGCAGTGTTCCATATGGAGAAGTAGAAGATGGCAGTGAGactgtttttctctgctctgtAAAAGAAGGATCTTGGCCAATCCGCTTCAGGATTTTTAGAAAAACTGATCGTGAAGTtcttctatttgaaaaaaatgaaaatgcacacAGAGTCGTGTGGCGCAGGGAAGCAATGAACAGGCAGGACACAGGGACATATTACTGCATGGCTTCTAATCGAGCTAATGTGGATGTGAAAAGCCATCCAATAACCATCAGTG TTATCTTAGCGGCTTGGCAGAAAGGAGTCATTGCTGCATTTGTCCTAATACTTATCGCAGGAGCAGTAACTCTCACTTTATGGTGGCTTTtgtgtaagaagaaaaagg CTAAAGGACCATCCATGGAGATGTCTGG ttctgcatTGGCTACAAACTTGCCAAATGAAAAACTGACAAGACAGCACAATGATGGAGACTACTATTCAG gATCAGGTTACATTGAAGATAGTGAAAATCACATGAAATCACCAGATGAAAGTAAAG
- the PECAM1 gene encoding platelet endothelial cell adhesion molecule isoform X12, with translation MYLALLVIFLQCSELYSQKRVFTFNTVDIKVQPSVKVKNGAPLSITCHADISKSTDFQLKHNFTFFKDGKLVFMTVSDKRDARYEIPVARSSDTGDYECTVEAGGKTKSSNSLHVWVTGMTKPILTAEKKEVLEGEVVKLRCELPEEVPPLYFFFRKMKMNSTPKEKSVFESQRNFSVVEFPVEEGDNILQFDCFARRNVKLEFESSEHSKKTLVTVREPFIKPTLNVKPSSNITEGDRIQIECSTVVARMRDIEIILQKNKTILNSVRDEKLLKYSAVATLEDSGEYQCKVEQGRASKTTKLNIVVSELFPKPILAASVIKLDENKELTLSCSINGFQKANFSILRKNSNADIWLKNSKNLTMRVNVNDTGSYICKAEVKGIVKESKPVTINVYAPVSKPTLSVVSGLPEVVLGKSLLLICRSVMGTPPITFTFYKGNKIKETVVNDTYATFLDENIGQNDKGGYRCDAKNNHSSGMKTSNILNITVIVPIKNASLGSVPYGEVEDGSETVFLCSVKEGSWPIRFRIFRKTDREVLLFEKNENAHRVVWRREAMNRQDTGTYYCMASNRANVDVKSHPITISVILAAWQKGVIAAFVLILIAGAVTLTLWWLLCKKKKAKGPSMEMSGSALATNLPNEKLTRQHNDGDYYSGSGYIEDSENHMKSPDESKDSVENRHSRLQGHPDAT, from the exons ATGTATCTTGCTCTTCTGGTGATTTTCTTGCAGT GTTCAGAACTTTACAGTCAGAAGAGAG TTTTTACTTTCAACACAGTTGACATTAAGGTTCAGCCATCTGTCAAAGTAAAGAATGGAGCTCCTCTGTCAATTACCTGCCATGCTGATATTAGCAAAAGCACCGATTTCCAACTGAAgcataattttacattttttaaagatggcAAACTTGTGTTCATGACTGTATCAGACAAAAGAGATGCACGCTATGAAATACCTGTGGCTAGATCTTCAGATACAGGAGACTATGAATGTACTGTGGAAGCAGGCGGAAAGACAAAATCTAGTAACTCCTTGCATGTTTGGGTAACAG GAATGACCAAGCCAATCCTGACTGctgagaagaaagaagttttaGAGGGTGAAGTCGTGAAATTACGTTGTGAGCTGCCAGAAGAAGTTCCtcctttatatttctttttccgGAAGATGAAGATGAATTCAACAcctaaagaaaaatctgtatttgaaTCACAGAGAAATTTTTCTGTAGTGGAATTTCCTGTTGAAGAAGGAGATAATATTTTACAATTTGATTGCTTTGCTaggagaaatgtaaaactcGAATTTGAAAGCtcagaacacagcaaaaaaacacTTGTTACAGTCAGGg AACCATTTATAAAGCCTACTCTGAATGTCAAGCCCTCAAGTAATATTACAGAAGGAGATAGAATACAGATTGAATGTTCAACTGTGGTAGCCCGGATGCGTGACATTGAAATCATactccagaaaaacaaaacaatactgAACAGTGTACGAGATGagaaacttctgaaatactCTGCAGTAGCTACTCTAGAGGACAGTGGTGAATACCAGTGTAAGGTGGAGCAAGGGAGAGCATCTAAAACCACCAAACTGAATATTGTTGTGTCAG AGTTATTCCCCAAGCCAATATTGGCTGCTTCTGTGATTAAGCTggatgaaaataaagaattaacTTTGAGTTGCAGCATTAATGGTTTTCAGAAAGCTAACTTCTCTATATTGCGGAAAAATTCAAATGCAGACATCTGGTTGAAAAATTCTAAGAACTTAACAATGAGAGTTAACGTGAATGATACTGGATCCTATATCTGTAAAGCTGAAGTAAAAGGAATAGTCAAAGAGAGCAAACCTGTAACGATAAATGTGTACG CTCCAGTCTCCAAGCCAACTCTTTCTGTTGTCAGTGGTTTACCGGAGGTGGTGTTAGGGAAGTCTCTACTGTTAATCTGTCGTTCAGTGATGGGAACACCACCGATAACATTCACATTctacaaaggaaataaaattaaggaaaCAGTAGTTAATGACACATATGCTACATTCTTGGATGAAAATATTGGACAAAATGACAAAGGAGGTTACAGATGTGATGCTAAAAATAATCATTCCAGTGGTATGAAAACTAGCAATATTCTAAACATCACAGTAATAG TACCAATCAAGAATGCCAGCTTGGGCAGTGTTCCATATGGAGAAGTAGAAGATGGCAGTGAGactgtttttctctgctctgtAAAAGAAGGATCTTGGCCAATCCGCTTCAGGATTTTTAGAAAAACTGATCGTGAAGTtcttctatttgaaaaaaatgaaaatgcacacAGAGTCGTGTGGCGCAGGGAAGCAATGAACAGGCAGGACACAGGGACATATTACTGCATGGCTTCTAATCGAGCTAATGTGGATGTGAAAAGCCATCCAATAACCATCAGTG TTATCTTAGCGGCTTGGCAGAAAGGAGTCATTGCTGCATTTGTCCTAATACTTATCGCAGGAGCAGTAACTCTCACTTTATGGTGGCTTTtgtgtaagaagaaaaagg CTAAAGGACCATCCATGGAGATGTCTGG ttctgcatTGGCTACAAACTTGCCAAATGAAAAACTGACAAGACAGCACAATGATGGAGACTACTATTCAG gATCAGGTTACATTGAAGATAGTGAAAATCACATGAAATCACCAGATGAAAGTAAAG